The Coffea arabica cultivar ET-39 chromosome 4e, Coffea Arabica ET-39 HiFi, whole genome shotgun sequence genome includes a window with the following:
- the LOC113721964 gene encoding uncharacterized protein codes for MLLLENGEVVTDEEDSYKGVPSLGEKDADSSEEIPTNEQLDLVVQKVLTAQVKEENGQQRENIFYTRCHIKGKLNDSGDVRVTKQVEILFRIGRYEDKVLYDVVPMQATHVLLGRPWQYDERTSHDGFTNKYTFMHDNRKVTLVPLTPKQVHEDQVRLQQEHEEQRKLKGAEKSEGKLALNDSALEKRTERKQSMLAKARDLKKALLSYQHLLMIEFEDMFPEEIPDGLPPIRGIEHQINLIPGSPLPNKAPYRMSPEETKELQRQVDELLKKGWVHESLSPCAVPIILASKKDGSSRMCVDCRAINSITVKYRHPIPRLDDMLDELNGAGGHHETHGARSTTTFQRPFSDVHRHET; via the exons ATGCTCTTACTTGAAAATGGAGAAGTCGTGACGGATGAAGAAGACAGCTATAAAGGAGTACCATCGTTGGGAGAGAAGGATGCCGATTCTAGTGAGGAAATACCAACGAATGAACAACTCGACTTAGTGGTTCAAAAGGTGCTAACTGCTCaagtaaaggaagaaaatggccaACAAAGGGAAAACATCTTCTACACACGTTGTCACATAAAAGGCAAG TTGAACGACAGTGGAGATGTGCGAGTCACAAAGCAAGTCGAGATCCTATTCCGCATTGGTCGATACGAGGATAAAGTCCTCTatgatgtcgtgccaatgcaagctACTCATGTGctattggggagaccatggcaatATGATGAAAGAACTAGCCACGATGGTTTCACCAATAAGTACACCTTTATGCACGACAACAGGAAAGTCACACTTGTGCCTCTCACTCCTAAACAAGTGCACGAGGACCAAGTCCGGTTGCAACAAGAACACGAGGAGCAAAGGAAATTGAAAGGAGCCGAGAAGAGTGAGGGAAAACTGGCCTTAAATGATTCGGCCCTTGAGAAGAGAACTGAGAGGAAGCAAAGCATGCTCGCAAAAGCCAGGGATTTAAAGAAAGCTTTACTTTCTTACCAACACTTGCTTATGATA gaatttgaggatatgTTTCCTGAGGAGATCCCGGATGGACTACCTCCCATCCGTGGCATTGAGCACCAAATAAACCTCATTCCGGGCTCACCATTGCCCAATAAAGCCCCCTATCGCATGAGTCCCGAGGAAACCAAGGAACTACAAAGGCAAGTGGACGAACTGCTTAAGAAAGGTTGGGTGCATGAAAGCCTAAGTCCCTGTGCCGTCCCCATCATCTTGGCGTCAAAGAAGGATGGAAGCTCACGCATGTGTGTGGATTGCAGAGCCATCAATTCGATAACGGTAAAGTATCGTCATCCTATACCTAGGTTAGATGACATGCTAGATGAACTAAATGGGGCt GGGGGGCATCACGAGACACATGGAGCAAGATCAACAACCACCTTCCAAAGACCTTTCtctgatgttcaccgccatgagaCATGA